One segment of Aquimarina sp. BL5 DNA contains the following:
- a CDS encoding tetratricopeptide repeat protein: protein MKNKILILLLTLSPIISFSQNQNENVLYVVDSIPVIEEPKEEFATLTENEIDNVVIVKDKKAMESLGYKDFDGIIYVFTKEYIKRPDSIKAIPTTKLMTKKNGSWYLKNNSTPYSGKFIDYYLTGKKEGEGFLFNGKLKGKRLLYYINGNVSNEIEYENGISNGLEKRFYKDGTLMQKGSFKNGKEIGIWEMYHPNQQLKQRTTFNDNGKMDGESVSYYSTGKEKGKTVYIKGVYQKDKINDKIFEIYNQAQTYYKQGNFKSAIKKYSKCIELNENWADGYFARATAKLNNFKFDEAIKDFDKTLEIEPYFTNAYSNRAFALIRKHELGNGRTLSKSKDIQIIATKKAKIPESESDKICADLKKAVSLGDNNWMVLEALEKHCK, encoded by the coding sequence ATGAAAAACAAAATACTGATTTTACTACTGACTTTATCACCTATAATTTCCTTCAGTCAGAATCAAAATGAGAACGTCTTATACGTTGTCGATTCAATTCCAGTTATCGAAGAACCAAAGGAAGAATTTGCGACATTAACAGAAAATGAAATTGATAATGTAGTTATCGTAAAAGACAAAAAAGCTATGGAATCTTTAGGCTACAAAGATTTCGATGGAATTATTTATGTTTTCACAAAAGAATATATCAAAAGACCAGATAGCATTAAAGCAATTCCCACAACTAAATTAATGACCAAAAAAAATGGGAGTTGGTATTTAAAAAATAATTCAACACCTTATTCGGGAAAATTTATTGACTATTATCTAACCGGGAAAAAAGAAGGTGAAGGATTTTTGTTTAATGGTAAATTAAAAGGGAAGCGCCTACTCTACTACATAAATGGAAATGTGTCTAATGAAATTGAATACGAGAACGGAATTTCAAACGGACTGGAAAAAAGATTTTACAAAGATGGAACTTTAATGCAAAAAGGGAGTTTTAAGAATGGTAAAGAAATTGGAATTTGGGAAATGTATCATCCAAATCAACAATTAAAACAGCGGACTACATTTAACGATAATGGAAAAATGGATGGCGAATCTGTTTCATATTACTCAACTGGAAAAGAAAAAGGTAAAACCGTTTATATTAAAGGAGTTTATCAAAAAGATAAGATAAATGATAAGATTTTTGAAATTTATAATCAAGCTCAAACATATTATAAACAAGGAAACTTTAAATCAGCCATAAAAAAATATTCAAAGTGTATTGAGCTTAACGAAAATTGGGCTGACGGATATTTTGCACGAGCTACTGCAAAACTTAACAATTTTAAATTTGATGAGGCAATCAAAGATTTTGACAAAACTTTGGAGATTGAGCCCTATTTTACGAATGCATATTCGAATCGAGCTTTTGCATTAATTAGAAAGCACGAACTTGGAAATGGAAGAACCTTATCAAAATCAAAAGACATCCAAATAATCGCAACAAAAAAAGCTAAAATTCCAGAATCAGAATCGGACAAAATTTGTGCAGATCTAAAAAAAGCTGTGTCACTTGGAGATAATAATTGGATGGTTTTAGAAGCATTAGAAAAACATTGCAAATAG
- a CDS encoding DUF4269 domain-containing protein has product MIKDFTNIEYLKTGNKRQQQAYIQLSELEIFDKLNTYNPILTGTIPIEIDTPKSDLDIICHCPNHQEFQTTLTKLYADQNDFEIRTSFWNGLTSVIAKFQSERYVIEIFGQNQPTQKQYAYRHMIKEYKILQAKGLRFKEEILKLKKQGLKTEPAFAKLLGLTGDPYEELLKFKIQ; this is encoded by the coding sequence TTGATCAAGGATTTCACTAATATCGAATACCTAAAAACTGGAAATAAAAGACAGCAGCAAGCCTATATACAATTGTCTGAGCTCGAAATTTTTGATAAGTTAAATACATATAACCCTATCCTTACCGGAACTATACCAATTGAGATTGATACACCAAAAAGTGATTTGGATATCATCTGTCATTGTCCTAATCACCAAGAGTTTCAGACGACTTTAACCAAATTGTATGCTGATCAAAATGATTTTGAGATTAGAACCAGTTTTTGGAATGGTCTAACATCTGTTATCGCTAAGTTCCAATCAGAAAGATATGTGATAGAAATTTTTGGGCAAAATCAGCCAACTCAAAAACAATATGCATACAGGCATATGATTAAAGAGTATAAAATCCTACAGGCAAAGGGACTAAGATTTAAAGAAGAGATACTAAAACTAAAAAAACAAGGATTAAAAACAGAACCTGCTTTTGCTAAGCTATTAGGGTTAACCGGAGATCCGTATGAAGAACTTTTAAAGTTTAAAATACAATAA
- a CDS encoding GNAT family N-acetyltransferase: MTEISYGKAKLPDSLRISVLLKTVYIQTYAVDGVTFEFANFITKRFSPELIETIIKENPSRLIIAYHNGNPIGVAEIIYNSNCPIRKIAIPELNKLYVLERFYGNGIGYGLMNQAEKEVRESGFNEFNLEVYIKNDRAIAFYKRQGYVSIGNVDFPMESNTYENLVMNKVLN; encoded by the coding sequence ATGACAGAAATATCATACGGAAAAGCTAAACTCCCAGATTCATTGAGGATATCCGTTCTATTAAAAACAGTTTATATCCAAACTTATGCGGTAGATGGAGTAACATTCGAGTTTGCAAATTTTATAACCAAGAGATTCTCTCCAGAACTTATTGAAACAATAATAAAAGAAAATCCAAGTCGGCTAATTATAGCTTATCATAATGGAAATCCTATTGGAGTAGCCGAAATAATTTATAATAGTAATTGTCCAATTAGAAAAATAGCTATTCCCGAGCTAAACAAATTGTATGTTTTGGAACGATTTTACGGAAACGGAATTGGTTACGGATTAATGAATCAGGCTGAAAAAGAAGTTCGCGAAAGCGGATTTAACGAATTTAATCTGGAGGTTTATATTAAGAACGACAGAGCAATTGCTTTTTATAAAAGACAAGGTTATGTTTCAATAGGCAATGTGGATTTTCCAATGGAATCTAATACTTATGAAAATTTGGTAATGAATAAAGTATTGAACTAA
- a CDS encoding carboxypeptidase-like regulatory domain-containing protein has translation MSKTYIYSFILLFFSLTITAQKNTKRISGQLLDKETRTPIVFASIYLKGQTIGTTSNEEGNFTFHFSSIEDPNMVVISSIGYESVQINVDDFVSNQKIFLSSKIDELSEVTIIATKKKKLTAKDIVKKAYLEIENNYPTKPYISEGFIRDVQNEDGTYVEYLECAARFYNEAHNIDKEPKVELVEVKSNYIAQKNPWNEKWDRKNSIVDLIEDDFIRFDYGPIKSKKGWKYELEDVLLYNNKYVYKIIATDKPFQKAILYIDTESFAFVKMELTRTTNKGKPWKRRLTNGQQVVYYNVVFEYQEFNGKMYLKYQKEEDTWEIYDVKNPSKLLFTKNPKKELFINKIVIEDIENYPFAENMQIGVSLENQAKPYNPEFWLNYNAPEKTKAMSKIERYLKENVD, from the coding sequence ATGAGCAAAACTTATATCTACTCTTTTATCCTATTGTTTTTTTCTTTAACAATCACAGCACAAAAAAATACCAAAAGAATTTCGGGTCAATTACTAGATAAAGAAACGAGGACACCTATCGTATTCGCTTCCATCTATCTTAAAGGACAAACAATCGGAACAACCTCTAATGAAGAAGGAAATTTCACCTTTCATTTCTCATCGATTGAAGATCCGAATATGGTAGTAATATCAAGTATAGGTTACGAATCGGTTCAAATAAATGTTGATGACTTTGTTTCTAATCAGAAAATATTTCTTAGTTCCAAAATTGATGAATTAAGTGAAGTAACAATCATCGCAACCAAAAAGAAGAAACTAACGGCAAAGGATATTGTAAAAAAAGCATATCTGGAAATTGAAAATAACTATCCTACAAAACCTTATATATCTGAAGGTTTTATTCGTGATGTCCAAAATGAAGATGGTACATATGTAGAATATCTAGAGTGCGCAGCTAGATTTTATAACGAAGCACACAATATTGACAAGGAACCAAAAGTAGAATTAGTTGAAGTAAAGAGTAATTACATTGCCCAAAAAAATCCTTGGAATGAAAAATGGGATAGGAAAAACTCAATTGTTGATTTAATAGAAGATGACTTCATTAGGTTTGACTATGGACCTATCAAAAGTAAAAAAGGATGGAAATATGAATTAGAAGATGTATTACTTTACAATAATAAATACGTTTATAAAATTATAGCAACCGATAAACCTTTCCAAAAAGCGATATTATATATAGATACAGAATCTTTTGCTTTCGTTAAAATGGAACTTACAAGAACAACAAATAAAGGAAAACCTTGGAAAAGGCGATTAACAAACGGACAGCAGGTAGTATACTACAACGTTGTTTTTGAATATCAGGAATTTAATGGAAAAATGTATTTGAAGTATCAAAAAGAAGAGGATACTTGGGAAATATATGATGTTAAAAATCCTTCAAAGCTTTTATTTACTAAGAATCCTAAAAAAGAACTTTTCATTAACAAAATAGTAATTGAAGATATTGAAAACTATCCTTTTGCAGAAAATATGCAAATTGGAGTAAGTCTTGAAAATCAAGCAAAACCTTATAATCCCGAATTTTGGTTAAATTATAATGCGCCTGAAAAAACAAAGGCGATGAGTAAAATAGAACGATACTTAAAAGAAAATGTTGATTGA
- a CDS encoding DUF6090 family protein, protein MKQLSQFIRETITVIIGILIALFINNWNEDRKDKEYLNQIFSSIEKELEESLIDLKKVIPKQLASADSIEVYMNNEEVSIYDIIIRANGVHAPRIKTNSWNAIANSKIELIEYEKLSALADIQERKENLSWRIEKQMDFMFQNIEKTDKEKKKVLKMTILDIVGAEKSLLSQIEKILKDDTIIDND, encoded by the coding sequence ATGAAACAATTAAGTCAATTCATCAGAGAAACTATTACTGTAATAATTGGAATTTTGATTGCTTTATTTATCAACAATTGGAATGAGGATAGAAAGGACAAAGAGTATTTGAATCAAATATTTTCCTCTATCGAAAAAGAATTAGAAGAAAGCCTGATAGATCTAAAAAAAGTAATTCCTAAGCAATTGGCATCTGCCGACAGCATAGAAGTTTACATGAATAATGAAGAAGTATCTATATACGATATAATTATAAGAGCAAATGGTGTTCATGCTCCAAGGATAAAAACTAATTCGTGGAATGCTATTGCCAATTCTAAAATTGAATTAATAGAATATGAAAAACTATCCGCATTAGCCGATATTCAAGAAAGAAAAGAAAATCTTAGTTGGAGAATTGAAAAACAAATGGATTTTATGTTTCAAAACATTGAAAAGACTGATAAAGAAAAAAAGAAAGTTCTTAAAATGACAATTTTAGATATAGTTGGTGCAGAAAAAAGCTTACTATCTCAAATCGAAAAAATATTAAAAGATGATACTATTATCGATAATGATTAA
- a CDS encoding fasciclin domain-containing protein → MKINSLFNVFAFILIITFVSCQNLVVKKEDRTLENDKLIAQANVGSKETNVSTINELISYDIAFTELNKIVQSSEYAEKFSGQKSYTVFAPLNGAFKKLPKETKDKLMSSENKDDMTSIMNYHIIPGTINEQDIIKAINEGGGSVKLRTLGGTKLIASRKRGKIYLIDKNGNSGRLMTTDIEATNGMIHTLETVMMPRK, encoded by the coding sequence ATGAAGATTAATAGTTTATTTAACGTTTTTGCATTTATTCTGATTATTACATTTGTTTCTTGCCAAAATCTTGTTGTTAAGAAAGAAGATAGAACTTTAGAAAATGACAAGCTGATAGCTCAAGCTAATGTTGGTTCTAAAGAAACTAATGTTTCTACAATTAATGAGTTGATATCTTATGATATTGCATTTACAGAGTTGAATAAAATTGTTCAATCTTCAGAATATGCCGAAAAGTTTAGTGGTCAAAAATCATATACTGTATTTGCTCCGTTAAATGGTGCATTTAAGAAATTACCAAAAGAAACTAAAGATAAATTGATGTCCTCAGAAAACAAGGATGATATGACTTCTATTATGAATTATCATATTATTCCGGGAACTATCAATGAACAAGATATTATTAAAGCTATTAATGAAGGAGGAGGAAGTGTAAAGCTAAGAACCTTGGGCGGTACTAAACTAATAGCAAGTAGAAAAAGAGGTAAAATCTATTTAATCGATAAGAATGGTAATTCTGGTCGTTTGATGACAACTGATATTGAAGCAACTAACGGAATGATCCATACGCTAGAAACCGTAATGATGCCCAGAAAATAG
- a CDS encoding DUF2200 domain-containing protein codes for MEVTAEKNEKVANMIFASIYPLYLNRLEKNRRTKEELNQVIKWFTGFDKDALQTLIDEKVTFRTFFQKAKIHPNAHLIKGVVCGYRIEEIEDEFELYKQCRRMEKLIDELARGRKMDKILREEKK; via the coding sequence ATGGAAGTTACAGCCGAAAAAAATGAAAAGGTTGCCAATATGATATTTGCATCCATTTATCCACTTTACCTCAATAGACTGGAAAAAAACAGAAGAACAAAAGAAGAACTCAATCAAGTAATTAAATGGTTTACTGGTTTTGATAAAGATGCTCTACAAACACTTATTGATGAAAAAGTAACCTTTAGAACATTTTTTCAAAAAGCTAAAATACATCCAAACGCACACTTGATTAAGGGAGTCGTTTGTGGGTATCGAATTGAAGAAATAGAAGATGAATTTGAATTATATAAACAATGTAGACGCATGGAAAAGTTGATTGATGAATTGGCAAGAGGTCGTAAAATGGATAAAATCTTGCGAGAAGAAAAAAAGTAA
- a CDS encoding amidohydrolase encodes MKSNNFIYLLLCSMLIIPIYGQKKPSESKQAIIKSIEKHQQELISISDQIWALAETAFEENQSSKLLADYAEKQGFTVERGVAGMPTAFVAIYGSGKPVISVLGEFDALPGISQKAQPTKSPLTEGAAGHGCGHNLFGAGSLGAAIAIKELIQSGKIKGTVKFFGTPSEEKYFGKIWMVREGLWNDVDANISWHPSASTKADVQSSLALVDFKVEFFGQAAHASADPWNGRSASDALELYTTGINYYREHVKPTVRMHYHIQDGGQVVNVVPDYSRLWMRVRDTKRSGMMPVYERVQKMAEGAAIMANVDYKISLISGIYEVLVNREGGKLMQNNLELLGPITYTDEEIAFGKKIQEITKKEQVGMDSAINPLEETKEHPGGGSTDVGDVSWNVPNINLGVTTAPKDTPWHSWAVVACGGMSIGHKGMLYASKAMAMTMTDLYENPEALKKVKAEYKERKGDQVYEAIVPEGPPPIPSDTKKQ; translated from the coding sequence ATGAAATCAAACAACTTTATTTACTTACTACTGTGTTCTATGTTGATCATTCCAATTTATGGTCAAAAAAAACCATCTGAAAGTAAACAAGCAATCATAAAATCGATAGAAAAACATCAACAAGAACTTATCAGTATCAGTGATCAAATTTGGGCATTAGCAGAAACTGCTTTTGAAGAAAACCAATCTTCAAAATTATTAGCAGATTATGCGGAGAAACAAGGATTTACTGTAGAACGAGGTGTTGCTGGGATGCCAACAGCTTTTGTAGCCATCTACGGATCTGGAAAACCCGTAATCAGTGTATTAGGAGAATTTGATGCATTACCCGGAATCTCACAAAAAGCGCAACCCACAAAATCTCCTCTCACAGAAGGTGCCGCAGGACACGGTTGTGGACACAACCTATTTGGAGCAGGAAGTTTAGGGGCTGCCATCGCCATAAAAGAACTTATCCAAAGTGGTAAAATAAAAGGCACAGTAAAGTTTTTTGGTACACCAAGTGAAGAAAAATATTTTGGTAAAATATGGATGGTTAGAGAAGGTTTATGGAATGATGTAGATGCTAATATTAGCTGGCATCCATCGGCATCTACCAAAGCAGATGTACAAAGCTCTCTAGCACTAGTGGATTTTAAAGTTGAATTTTTTGGACAAGCGGCACACGCCTCTGCAGATCCATGGAATGGTAGAAGTGCCTCCGATGCATTAGAATTATATACAACAGGAATTAACTATTATCGTGAGCACGTAAAACCAACCGTTCGTATGCACTACCACATTCAGGATGGTGGACAGGTGGTTAATGTAGTTCCTGATTACTCAAGACTATGGATGCGTGTTCGAGATACAAAAAGATCCGGTATGATGCCAGTATATGAGCGTGTACAGAAAATGGCAGAAGGAGCGGCTATTATGGCAAATGTAGATTACAAAATTTCATTAATATCCGGAATTTATGAAGTACTTGTAAACCGTGAAGGAGGTAAACTAATGCAGAACAATCTGGAACTTCTTGGGCCGATTACCTATACCGATGAGGAAATTGCTTTTGGAAAAAAAATTCAGGAGATCACCAAAAAAGAACAAGTAGGCATGGATAGTGCTATTAATCCACTTGAAGAAACCAAAGAACATCCTGGAGGTGGTTCTACAGATGTAGGAGATGTAAGCTGGAACGTTCCGAACATTAATTTAGGTGTAACGACCGCGCCAAAAGACACACCTTGGCATTCATGGGCCGTAGTAGCCTGTGGAGGGATGAGTATTGGTCATAAAGGAATGTTATATGCATCGAAAGCAATGGCAATGACAATGACAGATCTTTATGAAAATCCAGAAGCTTTAAAAAAAGTAAAAGCCGAATATAAAGAGCGTAAAGGAGATCAAGTATATGAGGCAATCGTGCCAGAAGGGCCACCTCCAATTCCTAGCGATACTAAAAAGCAGTAA
- a CDS encoding transglutaminase domain-containing protein: MRTSLYIFFLAVFTNCLYAQISDFASVDFTRADNIVQLNKGASLENLPVLAHQLTNTLPNDVEKFRAIYKWVCQNIKGDNTQFTAVTKKRKKLQYDSISFMRWNHEYKKTVFKKLLKHKKTMCTGYAYLIKELCFLANIQCEIVDGYGRSVTSNIKELEMANHSWNAVRLDGKWYLCDATWASGYLNEYNTFVTAYNDGYFLTDPVLFGKNHFPLEKKWLLDDNITSTDFIKAPLVYAETFRNNITPMYPQNMDVSINKNDEIIFSFKSANPVMDKNIALVHYVGSKEKNLKIYNTENVDNIISFTHAFTRKGFYDMHLKVNGNIVATYTITVTKG; encoded by the coding sequence ATGAGAACCAGCCTTTATATTTTTTTTCTTGCCGTTTTCACCAATTGTCTATATGCTCAAATCTCTGATTTTGCATCTGTAGATTTTACAAGAGCGGACAACATTGTCCAATTGAATAAAGGAGCTTCTTTAGAAAATCTTCCTGTTTTAGCACATCAACTAACAAATACATTACCCAATGATGTAGAAAAATTTAGAGCTATCTACAAGTGGGTGTGCCAAAATATTAAAGGAGATAATACACAGTTCACTGCAGTAACTAAGAAACGAAAAAAGCTTCAATATGATTCCATTTCATTTATGAGATGGAATCACGAATACAAGAAAACTGTTTTTAAAAAGTTACTGAAACACAAAAAAACAATGTGTACTGGCTATGCCTATTTGATTAAAGAACTGTGTTTTCTAGCAAACATACAATGCGAAATTGTAGATGGATACGGAAGATCTGTAACGTCGAATATAAAAGAACTGGAAATGGCCAATCATTCCTGGAATGCTGTGCGCTTAGATGGCAAATGGTATTTATGCGATGCTACCTGGGCAAGCGGATACCTAAACGAATATAATACTTTTGTAACAGCATATAATGATGGGTACTTTTTGACAGATCCAGTTTTATTCGGGAAAAACCACTTTCCTTTAGAAAAAAAATGGCTACTCGACGACAATATAACATCTACAGATTTTATAAAAGCTCCGTTAGTTTACGCAGAAACTTTCCGAAACAACATTACTCCTATGTATCCGCAGAACATGGATGTTTCTATCAATAAGAATGATGAAATTATATTTAGTTTTAAATCAGCTAACCCAGTTATGGATAAAAATATCGCCTTAGTCCATTATGTAGGGTCCAAAGAAAAGAATTTAAAGATTTACAATACTGAAAATGTTGATAATATCATATCCTTTACTCACGCGTTTACCCGAAAAGGCTTCTATGACATGCATCTAAAAGTTAACGGTAATATCGTGGCTACTTATACGATTACAGTTACTAAAGGTTAG
- a CDS encoding carboxypeptidase-like regulatory domain-containing protein, producing MNDQFSLNIKSPCTENFNSFSPTKKGGFCNSCTKEVIDFSTMSSKQIIHYFETNTTKNTCGRFNNEQLTTYTHTAHKRKNISFISGIAFAFIALLSFTKTQAQHIKNQIKTSDDNSSKFQKDINENNITVKGIVSENDIPLPGANVVLEGTAVGTSTDFDGNFEFPVQLKKGDVLVFSYIGFTSKKVVIQDKNSANDIALNVNLKTSGCVLMGKIAVKKVYSSKKN from the coding sequence ATGAATGATCAATTTAGTTTAAACATCAAAAGTCCTTGTACTGAGAATTTCAATAGCTTTTCTCCAACAAAAAAAGGTGGATTTTGTAATTCTTGCACAAAAGAAGTTATCGATTTCTCTACCATGAGTTCTAAGCAAATAATACATTACTTCGAAACAAATACCACTAAAAACACCTGTGGAAGATTTAACAATGAGCAATTAACAACCTATACTCACACTGCTCATAAAAGAAAGAACATTAGTTTCATTAGTGGAATTGCCTTTGCCTTTATAGCATTACTTTCTTTTACTAAAACACAGGCACAACACATCAAAAATCAAATAAAAACTTCAGACGACAACTCTTCAAAATTTCAGAAAGATATCAATGAAAATAACATTACAGTAAAGGGTATCGTTTCTGAAAACGACATTCCGTTGCCAGGTGCCAATGTAGTTTTAGAAGGTACTGCGGTAGGAACATCTACTGATTTTGATGGTAATTTTGAGTTTCCTGTACAACTTAAAAAAGGTGATGTTTTAGTGTTTAGTTATATAGGTTTTACTTCTAAAAAAGTAGTAATTCAGGATAAAAACTCTGCTAATGATATCGCCTTAAATGTAAACCTAAAAACATCTGGTTGTGTCCTGATGGGAAAAATAGCGGTAAAAAAAGTATATAGTTCAAAAAAGAATTAA
- a CDS encoding DUF2459 domain-containing protein, with product MQLVKKILKCLGVVLLIPITYLIVALVCSYIPVTPKTNSEEQSKSIYLATNGIHLEIIIPKTEIGSLLHNGLRDSEQTQFLSFGWGDKTYYTKTAKSMDFNNLNRFQAALLNSPSLIHVTRYTRAQCHWIEIKITATQLIKLQTYIKESFKTNTKNTKAIVPEISYGSMDNFYKANGSYNCLNTCNTWVNTGFKQSDLKSCLWTPFDFGLLKIHKN from the coding sequence ATGCAACTGGTAAAAAAGATACTGAAATGCTTAGGAGTGGTACTCCTAATTCCGATCACATATTTAATTGTTGCCTTAGTTTGTTCTTATATTCCCGTAACTCCAAAAACGAATAGCGAGGAACAAAGTAAAAGTATTTATTTAGCCACCAACGGTATTCATCTAGAAATCATCATCCCGAAAACGGAAATAGGTTCTTTACTTCATAATGGTTTAAGAGATAGCGAGCAAACGCAATTCTTATCCTTCGGTTGGGGAGACAAGACTTATTATACAAAGACTGCGAAATCAATGGATTTCAACAATCTGAACAGATTTCAGGCTGCACTACTAAATTCTCCTTCTTTAATCCATGTGACGAGATATACCAGAGCGCAATGTCATTGGATAGAAATCAAAATAACAGCTACACAACTTATAAAACTACAAACCTATATTAAAGAATCATTCAAAACCAATACTAAAAACACTAAAGCCATAGTTCCCGAAATAAGTTATGGTAGTATGGATAATTTTTATAAAGCTAATGGAAGTTATAATTGCCTAAACACCTGTAATACATGGGTAAATACAGGTTTCAAACAAAGTGATCTAAAATCTTGTCTTTGGACTCCTTTTGATTTTGGATTATTAAAGATTCATAAAAACTAA